GGGGCGACAAGGAGCGCCTTGTCCCTCTGCTGGAGGCTGCCCTGGAGCGGGGTGACAACCCCTTCGACCTGGTGGACAAGGAGCTCATCCCCGGCATTATGGAAGTGGGCGAGAAGTACGAGCGCCGAGAATACTTCCTGCCCCAGCTCATGCTCTCCGCCGAGACCGTGCAGCTCGGCTTCGAACGCCTGCGCCCCCTGCTGGAGCAGTCGGGCCGGGACGAGGCGCGGCCGCGCATCGTCATGGCCACGGTGGAGGGAGACATCCACGACATCGGCAAGAACATCGTCTGTCTGCTGTTGCGCAACCACGGCTTCGACGTGCTGGACCTGGGCAAGGACGTGCCGGCGGCGGCCATAGTGGATGCCGCGCGCTGCCATGACGCGAGGCTCATCGGCCTGTCCGCGCTTATGACCACGACCATGGTGCGCATGGAGGAAGTCGTGAAGCTGGTGCGCGAAAGCGGCCTGCAGGCCAAGATCATAATCGGCGGCGCGGTGGTTTCCCAGCGCTACGCCGAAGCCATCGGAGCCGACGGCTACGCCAAGGACGCCGTGGCTGCCGTAAGGCTTGCCAAGCAACTGGTCAGCGCTTAATAGGCGAGTGGGCTCGGGGCTCGATGCTCAGCCGGCTCCCTTCACCGCGAGGTTTCTCATTGATGACAGGTTCGAACCGCTTGATCCGTTTGATGGTCATGGGCTGCGTGCTGGCCCTGCTTTGCCTCGCGGCTTGCTCGCGCGATGAGGGCTCGGATCGGGCCGACGAGCAGGAGGGTCGCAAGGCTTCCGCCCCGACGGACAGCCCCGCCGCCGTTGAGCAACAGCGGCCTGCCGCGAGCTGGGGGGAACTCCATGACGGCTCGAACCTTCAGACGTTGAGTTATAGCGAGCTGCTGGAGTTCATCGACGGCAGCAAGGGCAAGGTCGTGCTCGTCAACTTCTGGGCCACCTGGTGTCCGCCTTGCAGGCAGGAGCTTCCCGAGCTCAAGGCCCTGCGGGAGAAGTATTCGCCCGAGCAGCTCGTCGTGCTCGGCGTCTCCGTGGACGAAACCAAAGAGCCCGTGAGGCGCTTCATGCAGGATGAGCCCCTCAACTACCCAGTGTATATGAGTTCACGTGAGCTGCTGGCCGCCTATCAGGTCAGCGGCGTGCCATATACCGTAGTGTATGACCGTAACGGCCACCAGGCCGACGACATGGCCGGCTATGTGGCCGGCGAGGTCGAGGCCATGGTGCGCAACCTCATGCAGGAGAACTGATTCGCCCATGGAGGCGTATACAATTCGCAAGGCCAGCATGTCCGACATCAAGGTCATGCACAGGCTGCTCATGTCCTGCGCCCAGAAGAGCCAACTTCTGCCGCGCTCCCTGAATTCATTGTACGGGCACGTGCGCGACTTCTACGTGGCCGAGGAGATCGCCACAGGCACGCCCGTTGGCTGCTGCGCTCTGACCATCTGCTGGGAAGACCTGGCCGAAGTGCGTTCGCTGGCCCTGGATGAAGCGCACAAGGGCAGGGGCGTGGGGCGGGCCATGGTTCAGACTTGTCTGGATGAGGCCTCCCAACTGGGGCTGTCGCGCGTTTTTGCCCTGACTTACGTGGTGGACTTTTTTCGCAGGTGCGGCTTTTCCGAGGTGGAAAAAGACACCCTGCCGCAGAAGGTCTGGTCCGACTGCATCAACTGTCCCAAATTCCCGGAGTGCGACGAGACCGCAATGCTCATCACGCTCCCCTCCCGTTGAACCGGAGCCCTGCCAATATGCCGACTTTCATCAAGCTCATTGACGAACAGGATATAGCACGCCGCGTGCAGGAACTCGGCCTGGAGATATGCCGCCACTATGGCGACGAACCAATCATTGCCGTGTGCGTGCTCAAGGGAGCCTTTCTCTTTTTCTCGGATCTGGTGCGCGCCTTGCCGCAGCAGATGGACGTGCGCTTGGACTTCGTGCGCCTGGCCAGCTACGGCGACCGCACACACGGCGCCGAGAAAGTCGAATTCAAGAAGGATATGGAGACGAACATCGAAGGCAAGCATGTGCTCGTTGTGGAAGACATCGTGGACACGGGCCGGTCCATGGATTACTTCCTCAAGGTTCTTGCCTTGCGCAGGCCTAAATCGGTCAAGATATGTGCCCTTATAGACAAGTCCGAACGGCGCGAGGTGGAATTGCAGGTTGATTTCACCGGCTTTGCCCTGGACAAAGGTTTTGTGGTGGGCTACGGACTTGACTATGCTGAAAAATATCGCGGCATGCGTAGCATCTACGACCTAATCCCCGATGGCGACGGCCGAAGCGGATAGGTCTGTGCTGACGCGGCCGTAGTCCGGCCATCGGAGATTACATCCATGATTGTTCAATGCCCAGAGTGTCAGACTAAATACAACCTCCCCGACAACAAGATTTTGGACAGCGGCACCAAGGTCCGCTGCTCCCGTTGCACACATACCTTCACCGCTTATCCTGAAAGCGTCGAACCCGCATTTGAGCCGGCGCCCAAGCTTCAAACGGAAGTCAAGGCAGCGCCTGTACCCGAACCCTCAGCGTCCAAACCCGAGCCTGTCGCTCCCAATGCCCAGCCTCAAAAGGAAGTCGCTCACACGGCTGATGCCGTTGGCGGCACGTCCGGCAAGGCCGCTTCCGAGACCGATTTCGACGAGGAGGATTTCCTCGCCAGCCTGGGCGATCTGAGCGACCTGGGCAAGGACCCCTTTGAAGACAAGCAGAAGGAAAGCGACGAGATTTCCTTCTCTGACGATTTCCTCAAGGAGGATGTTCCGGCCAAGGCGGATAGAAAGAAAAAGCCCGCGGTCGAGGACGAGGATATCTTCGGCGGCCTAAGTTCCGAAACGGACCTGGGCGCGCTGCTGGGCGACAAGCCTGCGGCTCGCAAGAAGCCTGCCGATGACTTGGGTCTGGACGACCTTGATTTGGGCTCTGATTTCGCACCGAGTCCAAGTCGTGAAAGCAAAAAGGCCTCTGAGATGGGGTCCGGTGAGCCGGACGATCTTGGTCTCGGTGAGGATTTGGGCTGGGGCGAATCGACCGAAAATGTAGAGGAGGAAGCTGGCGGCAGGCAAGACAAGCCCGGCGCCGCGGCTCAGGAAGAACTTGGAGACGACGAGTTCGAGGCTGCCTTGCGCGGCTTGTCCATGGACCTGGACGAAGGCGATCCCGCCCCTGCCGGACGGTCGGCAGGGCGGCAGCGTTCTCTGGACCAGTCCGACGATATGGATGACTTGTGGCCGACGGCTAATGACGAGACAGGTTTTGAGGACGAGACCGGATCTGGTTCTAGTGCCTCAGGCCTAGGCTTGAACCTGGATGGGGACGACGATTTCGACCGTCAGCCCAAGAAGCAGAAAAGGAAGTCCGGCGGCGCAGGCAAGCTTTTGCTCTTTCTGCTCTTGTTCGTGTTCCTGCTCGCAGGAGGCGGCGTGGCCGCCATCCACTATCTCGGCCTGTGGTCCAGTCTGCCTCCGTGGGTCCAGGATATGGCCCGCACGGCTGGTTTGCCCCAGAGCGGCAGCATGGCCAAGCCCGCCGAGGAGCAGGTTCGTCTGCTCTCACTGGAGAACATCCGCCAGTACACCGTGCAGAACGAAAAAGCGGGCCAAGTCTTCGTCATCGAGGGCAAGGTGGTCAATAACTTCCCCAGCTCTAAAGAATTCATCCGCGTGCAGGCGAGCCTATATGATCAGACGGGCAACGTCGTGGTCAGCAAGGACATGTCCGCCGGCAACACGGTCTCCTTGTTTCAACTTCAGATCATGAGCCCTCAGGAGATCGATGCCGCGCTCAACTCCGACGTGGGCATCCTGAGCAACAATTCCGACGTGCAGACCGGCGAGTCCGTGCCGTTCATGGCCGTGTTCTTCAATGCGCCCGAGACCGTGGCCGAATTCGGGGTCAAGGTAATAGAGGCCAAGGACCCAGCGAAGTAGACGAGCGGACTGCTGGCTATAGCTGGAAGAGTGAGTATTTATGCAGGGCCGGGAGCTTCGTTCTCCCGGCCCTGTCTTTTTAGAGCAGATTGCTTTTAAGACGCCCGCTCCGGCGTTGACGGCGCAAGTGAATTGCGCCTACGCCTACGCCTACGCGACGGCAAGCCATGCCGACGCATGGCTTGCAGAGCATTTTCAAAAGCAAAATGCTCTACATAAAGCGGCAATATGAGCTGCTGAGGAGATGGAATGGCCAAGACGCGTGAAATCTATATCTGCTCGACTTGCGGCAACCAGAGCCTTGTATGGCAGGGCCAGTGCCCGGCCTGCAAGGAGTGGAACACCTTGGCTGCCGAGATTGTGAGCAAGAAAAGCCCATCCGAGTCCAAGCCGGGCGGCAAGAATGCCCCCGTGGCCCTGGAAGAGGTCGGCGGCGAGCTGATGCAGGGCCGACCCACGGGCTTCGAGGAGTTGGACCGCGTGCTGGGCAAGGGGCTGACGCCCGGCGCGGCCGTGCTCCTGGGCGGTGAACCGGGCATCGGCAAGTCCACGCTGCTCCTGCAGCTCGCCGGCAGTGTGGCGACTCGCGGCGGCCGGGCGGTCTACGCCTCGGGCGAGGAGTCCCTGCCGCAACTCAAGGGCCGGGCCGAGCGTCTTGGTCTGTTGGGGCCGGGGCTGCTGGCCATGGCCACGGCCAATAACGACGACCTGCTGAGCCTGTTTACGTCCGGTCAGCCGCCCGAGCTGCTCATCGTGGATTCGGTGCAAACCATGGCATCCTCGCGCGTGGATGGCATACCCGGCAGCGTGAGCCAGGTGCGCGCCGTGTCCACGGAACTCATC
This region of Desulfocurvibacter africanus subsp. africanus DSM 2603 genomic DNA includes:
- a CDS encoding TlpA family protein disulfide reductase, whose protein sequence is MTGSNRLIRLMVMGCVLALLCLAACSRDEGSDRADEQEGRKASAPTDSPAAVEQQRPAASWGELHDGSNLQTLSYSELLEFIDGSKGKVVLVNFWATWCPPCRQELPELKALREKYSPEQLVVLGVSVDETKEPVRRFMQDEPLNYPVYMSSRELLAAYQVSGVPYTVVYDRNGHQADDMAGYVAGEVEAMVRNLMQEN
- a CDS encoding N-acetyltransferase — protein: MEAYTIRKASMSDIKVMHRLLMSCAQKSQLLPRSLNSLYGHVRDFYVAEEIATGTPVGCCALTICWEDLAEVRSLALDEAHKGRGVGRAMVQTCLDEASQLGLSRVFALTYVVDFFRRCGFSEVEKDTLPQKVWSDCINCPKFPECDETAMLITLPSR
- the hpt gene encoding hypoxanthine phosphoribosyltransferase, with protein sequence MPTFIKLIDEQDIARRVQELGLEICRHYGDEPIIAVCVLKGAFLFFSDLVRALPQQMDVRLDFVRLASYGDRTHGAEKVEFKKDMETNIEGKHVLVVEDIVDTGRSMDYFLKVLALRRPKSVKICALIDKSERREVELQVDFTGFALDKGFVVGYGLDYAEKYRGMRSIYDLIPDGDGRSG
- a CDS encoding DUF3426 domain-containing protein; translation: MIVQCPECQTKYNLPDNKILDSGTKVRCSRCTHTFTAYPESVEPAFEPAPKLQTEVKAAPVPEPSASKPEPVAPNAQPQKEVAHTADAVGGTSGKAASETDFDEEDFLASLGDLSDLGKDPFEDKQKESDEISFSDDFLKEDVPAKADRKKKPAVEDEDIFGGLSSETDLGALLGDKPAARKKPADDLGLDDLDLGSDFAPSPSRESKKASEMGSGEPDDLGLGEDLGWGESTENVEEEAGGRQDKPGAAAQEELGDDEFEAALRGLSMDLDEGDPAPAGRSAGRQRSLDQSDDMDDLWPTANDETGFEDETGSGSSASGLGLNLDGDDDFDRQPKKQKRKSGGAGKLLLFLLLFVFLLAGGGVAAIHYLGLWSSLPPWVQDMARTAGLPQSGSMAKPAEEQVRLLSLENIRQYTVQNEKAGQVFVIEGKVVNNFPSSKEFIRVQASLYDQTGNVVVSKDMSAGNTVSLFQLQIMSPQEIDAALNSDVGILSNNSDVQTGESVPFMAVFFNAPETVAEFGVKVIEAKDPAK